One window from the genome of Streptomyces sp. NBC_00287 encodes:
- a CDS encoding ferredoxin reductase, with translation MVTTPLLPSDYLDLVSPLRAGADLRGRIEAVHPETGDAATIVIRPGRGWRGHTAGQYVRIGVDVDGVRLWRAYSLTSPTHRKDGRVTITVKAIPDGKVSNHLVRRAKPGTLIQLDQPTGDFVLPQAKPAKVLYLTAGSGITPVMGMLRDTEFDDVVMVHCAPQPHDVIFRNELHDLAADKKLQLTEVHTDTDGMLDIARLDELVPDWAERETWACGPAGLLDAAEEHWSEHGVQERLHTERFRPSIVVTGNGGEVTFSATGKTVDADGATPLLDVGEEAGVLMPSGCRMGICIGCITPLKAGAVRDLRTGDITEAEPGVLIQTCVSAAAGPCDIER, from the coding sequence ATGGTCACGACGCCGCTGCTGCCGTCTGACTACCTGGACCTGGTCAGCCCGCTGCGGGCGGGCGCTGATCTGCGTGGGCGCATCGAGGCCGTGCACCCCGAGACGGGTGACGCCGCGACCATCGTGATCAGGCCGGGACGTGGCTGGCGCGGCCACACCGCCGGTCAGTACGTGCGGATCGGGGTCGACGTCGACGGGGTGCGCCTGTGGCGTGCCTACTCCCTCACCTCGCCGACACACCGCAAGGACGGCCGCGTCACGATCACCGTGAAGGCGATCCCGGACGGCAAGGTCAGCAACCACCTGGTCCGTAGGGCGAAACCGGGCACGCTGATCCAGCTCGACCAGCCGACCGGTGACTTCGTGCTGCCGCAGGCCAAGCCCGCCAAGGTGCTCTACCTGACGGCCGGCAGCGGCATCACGCCCGTCATGGGCATGCTGCGCGACACCGAATTCGACGACGTCGTCATGGTCCACTGCGCGCCCCAGCCGCACGACGTGATCTTCCGCAACGAACTGCACGACCTGGCCGCGGACAAGAAGCTGCAGCTCACCGAGGTGCACACGGACACAGACGGCATGCTCGACATCGCCCGTCTCGACGAACTCGTGCCCGACTGGGCCGAGCGCGAGACCTGGGCCTGCGGTCCCGCGGGCCTGCTCGACGCCGCCGAAGAGCACTGGAGCGAGCACGGCGTCCAAGAGCGCCTGCACACCGAACGCTTCCGCCCCAGCATCGTCGTCACCGGCAACGGCGGCGAGGTCACGTTCAGCGCCACCGGCAAGACCGTCGACGCGGATGGCGCCACGCCGTTGCTGGACGTCGGCGAAGAGGCCGGCGTGCTCATGCCCTCCGGGTGCCGCATGGGCATCTGCATCGGCTGCATCACGCCGCTCAAGGCGGGCGCCGTCCGCGACCTGCGCACCGGCGACATCACCGAGGCCGAACCGGGCGTCCTCATCCAGACCTGCGTGTCCGCCGCCGCGGGCCCCTGCGACATCGAACGGTAG